The DNA segment TTGTCTGATGCCTATTATGTCTGAGTAGCTGTAGATTGTTGTCGCCATATCTTTGAAGAAATATCATCACAAGATAGACACGGGAATTCACTAACATCGTCagatttactttttcttctactATTTGCAGCTGACTTTAATATCACCAACTGTTGTTGGGCGAAAGAAACAGATTAGAACCCCACATCAAGCACcctatttctttaaattaaaacaaaaattatctttggAAAAGGTGGTCTCTTAGGAAAGAGTGGGTTTCAACAATAAGTTTGTGTGGGGGTGCGTGGGTGTGTCTGGATGTTCcagtgggtggggagggagaaggCCTTCCTAAAGAAGTTTCGAGAAAGAGTCAGTGATGTTCTTTGCCAGGAATAGTAAAGAAGTTTGGAACAGATCCCACTCTGATGTTTAAAGCAGTCCTAAAGTTTTTCTActaaaaaatgtctgtaaataatataagcaaaaataaaataagaaagatctCTGCTAGTTTTCACTGATAGTTACCAGGTTTTCACTAGTAGCTCTCCATTGTCAGGGTAGTCTAGATGCTTTGGGGAATGAAAAACATGGATTTCCATTTTCACGTACATAAGCTATATTTTATGTTAAAGATGTGTTTAGACCCTTGTACTGTATATTAGGTGCTTTTCACCCTTCCGTAGATAGTCATTAGTGTCACGGGACACTACTCTGACAAAGGTAGTGGTTACGACggattatttttctatatttttctataGATGTGTTATGCTAGTGTTTATCCctgacagaatttttttgttgttgcagaaaGACAACTTACTTTCAAATTGTCCTGCTATTCGTTTAAGAATGTTACTATGGCAACTGACAAATTCTAACTTTTCAGAATGTTGAACATGACCTTAGTAAGTAGTCCTCCGTTCAGCTCTGCATCCATAGTAACTGGCAAGACAGAGGCAGTctggacaccaggtgagactgACAGAGGGACGTCACTCGTGCCAGAAGGCTGTGTGGTGCTGCGCTTTACAGATTATGTCCCCTGGAGTAATCCCCAGATGCTTATTTCCCAGGAAGTGGAGGAGCTGTTCCAGACGGTGGTCTTCTCGGCACTACTGCCTCTGTCGTTTCTGATCAGCGTCCcgaccaacatcatcaacatgatCGTCTTCTACAAACACGGCCTCAAGGAGCGAatcaacgtgtgtgtgttttacctGTCTCTCGTGGACATGCTCTATGTTCTTCTGGCCTTTCTTTTTCAAGGCGACACCATGTACCTGAAGATCAAAAACATGTCCCGGTACAGCCTCATCAGAGGGTTTTTCATTGTCAACAAGATGGCTGGCGTTCTGGGCGTGTTCTGGGTGTCTACATTCGTCTCCATGGTAATCGCGTGCGAGCGCTGCTTTTGCGTCATGAGTCCCTTAAAAGCCCAGAGGGCGCTGCAGACCAAGACGACAgtggtggtgctgatgctgGTGTCCCTGGCCATCATCGCGGCCTACTTCGTGGTGGGAGCTCGCTGGACTGTCACGTGCGTTTTAGATACATCGTCCAATGTCACGTCCTTGACCTCCTACCCCAGCAGCTTTTACCTGAGCCATCGGAAGGCCATCGACACGCTGGACGGCGTCGTGTACGGCCTCGTCCTGCCCAACGTGTGCGTGGGAGTGGTGGCGCTTTGCACAACCATCACCATCGTGAAGCTGCGAATCATGGCGACCTGGAGACACCAGTCGTCGTCTGCTGACACAGTCTCCACCCGTGACGTGGCACTCACCCGGATGTTGATCGGCACCTCCCTCGTCTTTATGGCGTGCAGCCTTCCGGGCATCGCATTTCGCACCGCCATGTTGTTCGTGCCCGACCTGAGTGTCGACGGTCATTACCGCAATGTCTTCTACCTGTTGTTTTTTATGCACCAGGAGGCCTCCTACCTCTGCTGCACTTTCAACTTCTTTGTTTACTATAAATACGGCACCAAATTTAGAGACACGGTACGTGACATGTTTGGTAATTGTAATCATAGATGTGCATTCTCTTTTAAGAAACATTCCCCAATAATACCAAAGCATCGTGACATAATGTCTAAGCAGTCTGATATTAGCGAGCAGCATGGGGCCATGAGGCACACATCAGGGGCTTAGTCGACATCATGTGATTTCGGGTCTGGGGAAATATTGAGCACACAACTGCCAAACACAAAGTGAtgcgaataaataaaaagaaatgaattgaCAGACGTTTACAAGCAAACGAATGAATTCACATTCTGAATTAACATGAGAAACTTACagatatttacaaacaaaagcGAAAAGACTAACGAACAAGGTTTGACATCAGAATACAGCTACCTCCCCTTTCGAGCAGAGCAACAACTTTCCCATAGTTATGGATTTTAGTTGcagctgcaaaaatattttgacgAGCCGAGTATAATATAGTTATCGTTGGAACACGTAATAAAAgagctctctctctatatatatatctaaagcaGATATATGAAACGTAGCTTATGCTGGACAAGTAAACACGGTATACTGTCCCGAGTTTAAAGAGGTATAACTCAATcatgtatataaaaaatataattaaccACGTAGTAGCAAAAAACTATATTAGATTTATGTCAACAGAAGAAGATATATGACTAATATTGACTGACATGCAATATTCATGTTCCCTATCGGATCTGGTCTCCATGGCTTTTCTCCTTGAGGATTCTGAAAATGTTGGTCGATGTGCGCATGTGCCAGAGCCTGGAGCTGCACAATAAAGTTATCTCCGGGACTCCCTTCAGTAAGTGCAGCTAGTGTTTCCCCATTTAACAGATTTAACACAAGTTCCACGAAAGTAATGTAAGTTTATAAATTCTATAAGTTATATAAATTATGTATACCTCTAAAACCGATTGACTCCAGGCACCTTAAGGTTAGTGACTCGGTTACTTGTCTTAGTTACCTATGGCTGTCAGCACAATTTGAGCTGTAGGTGTTCTTAGCTAGAGATGTTTGTACAGTCCAAGTGTAAGTTACTTTGTTACTTAGAGCTGTGTATGCAGTCTATGTCTCCTTCACTACAGACGtttgtacagtttttttcccagaaacatttaaatttgttttctctcttacaAGTTCGAGAAAACTCgtacttatttttcttcaaaggaCATATGTTCTCCACTATTTTAATACAATGTTTGTACTTAACAACTTTCAGAGCAAGCGAGATGATTGTAATATCTCCTGATGCAGTCTGTAGTCCAGATACCAGCTTTGAACTTGAAAATGTAGAACCGCCCAGATTCTATGCAGCACTAGCATCTTTCCAGTCATCCTTACCTCAGTGAcaatcttctttctctctcgcatgTGAAGACTGTTGGCTTGCGACTAACAGTCTGAGgatcttttttcacttttgcttATTTAAATGTCGACCTCAGTGAATTTTTTGTTGTCTAATAATCGAAATGCGTTTAGTGGAAAACAATATTTCCCAAAATTATAAATAGCACACTTTGGTTCTTCCAAAGCAGTCTACAAGCCACAAATTACAAATTTGCAACATTGGTGTGTTTCTAAGGCTACTACCAACTGAAGTTATGTGCCAATAGGTTAATTAGGCGCCTCTGTGAACGTTCGTGACCTCACGACTTCTGTAGACTGTGTCTATTGAATCCTGGCGACTGATGTTTCGAGGAGAGGCTACTTCCTCAGAGTTTGGACGATAGTCTTAATTGATTTAATTaatgtcacattctttgttgccCTTAATGTCTGTGGTACGACTTCCCCTTGTGTCGGGGATAGAGTTCAAGGCAGCGAGATTCCTGGGTCATGGGGTTAGAACTCGTGCACCACGGACAGCACCTCTGGACGTGGCATCTGACATGTCACGTATCTTCGGGGTTGGACCGGGTCGTCATTATAAAGCCTGCTTGTAGACATGACCGATGTCACTAGGTAGTCAAAAGGTTAAAGGTATCTGCTTTGTGGTGATTTTCATGTCCGAGTCATTTCTCCAGCTTCCTGTCAAAAAGgaacattttcataattttaatatCGATTGGAGTGAGAAAGAACAATAATCCGATAACAGATGAAAAAAGCACCAATCATAATGTAAGGTGGATTCCAGCATAGAAAGTATTAGCATATCAATGCACAGGGTTAGTATCGAGTATCATATGGCTAGTGCCAGTATTGATACTAACCCTCAAAACGATTATataggaaacagaaaaatagagatGCTTATGATAAGAGCGAAGACAGTGACCTATTGGTCTGTTTCATCTGAAATCATTgtacacttgaaaaaaattattttaattattaccGAAAATTTGTCCGAACTTACCGACTCTTACATACCAAAAAcccacagacatgcacacagagaaataTGCACAATATTTGAAGAAAGTGAGTGCAGCCCTGTAGCTGAGGCCTTTTGTagacatatttgtgtttgagAGGAGTTGACAGGATAAAGACTGTCACTGTGATGTCAACCAGCACCAGCAGGAAATATCAGGCATTGAAGCTCCGCGAAAAATccgttagtgtgtgtgttagactAATCCTCGTTTCTCATGTACGCTAGTATTTATCAATGTACACTAATATACACTAATATTTCTCCCGAATGAACAGGTACATTAatgttttgtacaaaatattaatacatgTGTATAATTCTATTTGTAAAGAATGAACACGTAGACCGACAACTACGAAGTGTACCTGCACACATACAGCTACTACCGATATAATACGCTACCAAACAGACATGCTGGGCCCTACATGCTCGACTATCACCaggaaaatatatatgttaGCGCCCATTTGGGAGCCCTTATTGTAAGTGCAAAATCGACTTACAATGGAACGACATTGGCGTAAGGTTGGATTCATTGTAAGTATAAATTGACCATGTATTCGGCCAACAGAATTATAAACTGGCGCCAAGTATTAAACTAACCTGCATTGCGCTCATCTGCTCCGTCTTTATTTAGTTCAACAGCAATGGTGTTTTGGGAAAAAATTCCCTTATGGGATCGCAAATAAAGTTTTAGAGACATGAAAGCTTTAACAATAATTTGTTCTCAAGAAATTGCAAGACACGACTAATCTTGACTTTATATCAGTTGTCATGACTATATTCACATAGCTTCGTTTATATTTGTGAGACTAATATTTGTACCTACATGTGCACGCTCATATATCACACAATTACTATTGGTAATGAATGTTATCCGAGCCAGACAAGAATCAATGAAGGGAGAGGtaggaaattggtgttttacgccgtgccagcaactgaggctatattacggcaaggcagccaggcctgtaaacagatgccacgtgcagagaaagaacagcgtgcccgagacgagaaatgaactcagggcagccaaccttcactgtattggtgacaggcgctaaccgttgcgccaccgggccgctccgACAAGAATCAATGAAGTGCAGCTGGAGCATTTTGCGTGGATTCCGTAGTAGTCTGTGGGTCGGGGTGGATGACTAGTCTTCcttcttatttttaagtatattttgtttttgtaccaGTGTTAAGTAAATAACGTCCTTGGAGTGGTTCACCGGTCAATACAGCGTCTACCTAGCACAGCACGAGCCGACGTCAATATTTCTACGTCAACACGTCAATGAAACAATGACGTCAATATGACTATGACGCTGTTTCAGAGCTGACGTGATTAATATCCACAAGTTGGCCACGCCCTTGCCACGCTCATTTTGGAACGTCAGCACCAAGTGTTTTCGTGCCTGTGAGACTGTCGTGCTCGGTATAGTACTCTCAGTAAATATCGATGGTTAAGGTGTGCATGTAGGTGATTAAGGTGTGAATGTCGTGTGCAGTTTGGGCAGGTCATGTATAGTTGGACATGACAGGATCTGGTACAGTCATAACATCAGGTGTGCTACGAAGTACAGACTGTACAAGTCCCCTCCAATACTGCTCCTGCTTTACAGATGTAAAATGCGGATTTTATAATATAGGGAGGAGAATCTAGGcttttgagaacaagtgcctgaagAGACTGCTCCGATCTCGCACAAAGAACATAAACCAATGAGTTTGTACGAAGGGCAGTCGCCActctcgtaggacaccaggaaccctaCTCGCACTGGTCAAGCGGCCTAAGTTAGACTGTGTTTTGGCCACCTGATCAGGCACGACACTTtgtcaagattcaagattctttattctgccACCCTCTAatgggtattgagatattaaaaatacatccataagtattcacacacattcctatctttataaatagtatctCTCATTCACATGATAAACAGGTGCCAAGTATAAACGTGGCCTGCATTGTGCTCATCTGCTccgtttttatttacttcaacAGCAATGGTATTTTGGGAAAGTATTCCTTTATGAGATCTAAAATAAGGTTTTAGAGACATGGAAGCTTTAACAATAATTTGTTATCAAGAAATTGCAAGACACTACTAATCTTGACTTTATATCCTTTTTATCATCATGGTTGTAATGATACAGTATTGGTAATTTTGGTAATTCATATTGACATCACAGAAAACGTTAATAATTACAAGAAAGAATCTAATgtcactttttactttttaaagccCTAAAGCTTTCagtataaattatttcacaaataCTAACAATAAAGTTGACAGTAGAAACCAGTTCAGATGCCTTTTGAAGCAGTGGGCGTTCATGAAAGTCTTGCTTTTTTGGAATGGGCAAGTGTTAAATGTTACATATGGGGGCAGTCATCATCTCATGCTACATGTTACACGTGTGGGCAGTCTTCGTCTCATATTGCATATTACACACGTGGGTAGTCTTTGACTATTGATGGCACTCCACTGATTGTGCGAGAAATGGCTCCATTGCCAAATGAATCATGGTTTTCAAGAATAAATACGCAAACTCTTGGTCGCTTCAGGGATTAGTTTCCCACGAATAACTAAAGTGAGCAACCAATCAGGTGTTTGGCTCCATTTGTGGTATcggaaaatatgtttttctaaTGATAAGTGGTTGACGGCCATTTCTTGCTTAGTTTGTCACGGACTTACACTATATATTGTAAAAATGACAGCGTTAAGGTTAATAATACCGATGCCTATGTAAATTTCTAATAAAATTGTTGATACTTAATCGTGTTACACGTTCATTtgccattttttatttgtgcagcaTGAGAGAATATCATGACCACAAACCAcggtgaaaaattattttcaaatgagtcTATTACCATTCAGCTCAGCGCATTAGCCACGAGTGAAGTCACACAGCAACAGGGAGCGAACGTCATCTGTAGGTCTGAAGAAAGATGGGTTATCCAGAATACCCAGAAGGTGCTGTAAAGGAGAAGAGTGTGTTCAGTGTCACTAGAGGCAAATCAGGGTACTGACAAGGACAAGGCTTGACCGATCAGGTTACAGCTAGCGACATGCAGAGGAATTTTGACTTTGGGCTCTGTCCTCAGGAGATGACGCGTGTTGTGCCTGTCGGTGACAGTCCAAGCAGGAGAGATGATACGGGTAGGTCGTGTGAGGTCGCGCAAAACGAGCGGGTGGCACCGGAAGTAAAAGTCCCTTCTCTCAGCGTTACTAGTGATGGTGGGCCTTCAGTAGTTGACGTCACTGTCTGCACCCTGGAGCaataaggggggggggggacacgCAGTTGTTGTTGATTCGTTTGACTACTACTTATTTAACACACTATCACTCTCACGAATTCACACCTAGCACCTCATGAACGCACTCATCTCTCACACATTTACATCTAGGAGGGCCCCATTAAACACACACGTTCACATCTATCTCTGCATGAACACACTCACCTCCAAACACTTACATTTAGCACTTCATGAACACACATTTACACCTACCCCTTCATGAACAGTCACCTCTCACACATTTACATATAGCATGGCCCCAttgaacacacacatgcacactcacatcTAGTACATCATTTATACACTCACCTCCCAAACATTCAAATGTACACATTCACATATAATGCACAGCTACCTCTCACACATGAACATCTAGCCTACCGTTAACACAAATCTCTCTCACAACCACATCTTAATACCTCATTAATATTAACCTTCATCAACACCTACCCATTCACTTATCACTACCACATGCTTTCCACTAACACTCAGTCTCCCTCACATTCACAGCAGCACTTCTCTACCACACCCAGATCACTCTACAGACGTGGCGGGTGCACGTTCACTACCCTAGAGGGGTGGGAAGAGGAGAATGGAGGAGAATGTTTGATAAGCAAAGCTGGTGAATGATGAGATAGCGTGTTGCCTGTTTATCTTCCTCTCCACATTTTGCCCTGCAAACTTCCGTTTCTCATTGTTTTAACGACGCATGAAAGGTGAATCAAGTTGTGCAATGGCTAGACAGTGTGTCTGACTGACTCTACCTTGCAGTCACACGCTGGACCTCATTTGACCACAAGTTACAGACCAGCTTCAAACtacatttcaaaaaatggtCACTTATTTTGCTGAATTGCAattgtttttacagaaatagTCACAGTTTTATAGGAATACTAAATGTGTATTTACTAGCTGTAAATACTAACTGTAAATACTGCACCAAGTCGCTGTTATTTTTCTACACAACAACTTCTTCTTGGTAAAACATCAGCTAACACAGTCATACAATAACGGAAGTGAACAAAGTCATACAGGGAACACAAGGATATACAAAATCCGCGACAGTAAAAGAAGGGAAAGACCACACTGTCCACCTAGTGACAATAGCTGCGGATTCGTCAACTGACTAAATTGCTTCATCAAACATGGAGCTGGGTGTTATCAGCCGCGCGTTTGTTCAGGAAATGGAGTGTGCACCAACTCTACCTGCTTTGAAAGGACTATAAACAGAGGCATGCTGGGATGCTGTGATACAGCTAATGTGCACGTCACCTAGGGCAAAACACGAGATGTCTGTGTGTAGACAGGATTCAGCTGACTGAGCTGGCAACTTTCTGAATTGGCAGCTGGATCTGGCTGCTGACGTCTGAACAAAAATAGAGTTCAGGTGAGTTTGATTCAGACACTGTGGCAGGTGGACAAGACTCAGCGATTCTATTTTACGGCTGGACTTGGCGATCACACTCCAGGCCCTGCAGCTCGGTTTTCTGACCGTGTGAGAGCAGGCAGTGGTATGATACATCTGCACCACAGGAAGCGCGACAGAAATCTGCCACAACTAAAATTTGCTGCTTCATGAACATTCTACAAAGTGTCAcccaacacagacacaaaaaggTTTGTcgtgtttttttccccttctgcTATGGAAAaatttcaatattaaaaatgatttgtCGTAAGGCGAAAGTCCTCctcctcagcagcagcagcagcagcatgtgTATTTGCGCATATGctcctttatattttttgtattattattgtctgtcaTTACCATGTTATGCATCAATCTCTTATTGTCTGTCATTACAATGTCGTTCATCATTCTGTTTATTATGTTAGCGGACGGAGGTCAGCAGTTCAGTTATGCACCAAAAGCCACAACAGCACAACATGCCCCTTGTGCTGCTTGTGTTAACAGGCAGCAGTGTCATGGGGTCAAGAACAGAGTGCAGGGGTCATCTACAGTCTCTCAAGTCACTGCTGCTCGATAGTTACAGCAGCGGCTGCCCACCTGTTGAGGAGAATAAAGCAACCGTTAACGTCAGCCTCGATGTGCACATCGCCGCCATCTTGGATCTCAACGCCGTTAATCAGGTTTACGACATCAGATCTTGAGACCAACTTTAGTGCTTTAACGTTAAGAAACATGAAATGATTCGTACTGTTGGCTACTAACTGTAAATGACGATGTCTCTTGTACTGTTGGCTCATTAGAAAACGCGGTGTCAGTTGTTAATATTTGCTGCAGTCTTGACCGGTGTGTTATATTCTGCGAATCCTGTCCAGTGTAATGTACACCTCACACGGTAGGAAGATCGGTAGGTCCTGTCTACATTGTGCTTGACATCCCATGGTATAAATGTCTGCAGGTTCTGTCGAGTGTGGTCTACATGTCGCTGACGTGGCAGGACCCAGCTCTAGCGTGGAACGTCACGGACTGGCAGGACGTGGACCTCATCAGCCTGCAGGCCGGCGAGGTGTGGACACCGCAGCTGGTGTTAGTCAACAACGTCGGCGACAACCTGGTGAGCGATCGCAACAGACACTGACACCAGAAATAGGGGGAGCAACAGAAGGTAGGAGAGGAATTGCAGTGGAAAAAGCAGAATGGGGTAGGGATGCAAAAGACAAAGGAAGAGATGCACAAATAAAGATACGCTGGACAGGAGGGGAGAATAGTGATTTACGTTGAGCCAGCAACTGTTATGTCTAAACGAAACAGTCGACCTTGGAAACAGGTGCTACACGCAGAGAAGGAACAGTGtacctgagacgagatctgaacccaggaagGCCAGTCATCACTTTAaaggtgacagacgctaaccattgcgccactgGATCACTTAAAATggacaggaagagagaaagagaggatggGAGAGAGCGGGAGAGACTTACAAGCACAGATAATATaaacagcaagagaaaaaaaaactttctcaagttttttttcttcacacgTGAGGCATAAGCCCCTTAAATGCGTACCTTAAATATTACATTATGATCTTGACATGGCTATGACTCTGTAACAACTTGTATCAGTTTTTACCTGGACTACCTGTatgcagtttttgtgtgtgtgtgtgcaggtggtCTCCAGTTATGACTCTGTACATGTAGACTGGCAAGGTAACCTCATCGCCAGTGTCTTCATGAAGCTTGAAACCACCTGCGAGATAGACGTCAGCATCTACCCTTTTGATGTTCAGAATTGTCGGGTAGGTAATTCGTCTTCTGGGGGTTAAAAATTGCCATGTATGTGTCAGCTGACAGCTGAGTGTTTGTAGTGTCAGATACGTAAAGTCATGTATAAACCACTGTTTGAGGTGTTCACAGTGTCATGTACACCATGTGCAGGCAGTTGTAGGCGAtgttatcaaaattaaaataacaaagactGGGGTCATTGTCAAAATATGACGTTTGAAATATTAACAGCTGTTGGTATTATGCTGATGACTGCTTATGATTCGATGTACTATATGATTACTATTCCAtgcctttttgtttattttaataactgGCATCATTGACTAGAGGATTACAAAGCAAATTATATTTGCAGTAGTAACTGGAAGATTAATTGAGTATTTATGTATTGTACAGATCATGGTAGCACCATCCTATCACTCCAGGGTGACCTTTACTGGAACAAGCTTAACCTTGACCTTTATGAACGTGACCTATATCTCGGGTGAGTGGGAGTTGAAGGCGGCGAACTCTCATGTGAACCAGGAGCTGTTGGAGATCCATCTACAGCTGTCCAGGCAGTGGCGCTTCTACACTTTGACAATCATCCTGCCCATTGTGCTCCTGTCCCTCACTGGGGCCTGTGGCTTTCTCCTGCCTCCGCAATGtggggaaaaagtttcttttcaggTCAGCAGGTTAGACGTAAATCAGAGAGTAAATGGAGAGCCAGCATCAACCCTCTTCCCTAGACATCCCTTTCACAATCCTACATCAGTTCCGGTCGTGAAACAGTCCGTACATTATACTCACgaagaatttattattattgttgttgttgttgttgttgtttggtggtggtggtggtggtggtggtggtggtggtggtggtggtggtggtggtggtctttgttaaatatatctatattgtTACTCTGGGCGGGGATGCCCCTATGGAAACGAGTCATGTTTGAATTTGGTGGAAGAATGTTGAAAGAATGCGCGCGTCGTGCCTGTTTGGTGTGACATTGTCGCTGTCAATGTCTGTACAGGTTGTTATCATGGTGTCGCTGTACAGGTTGCTATCATGGTGTCGCTGTACAGGTTGCTATCATGGTGTCGTTGTACAGGTCGCCATCATGGTGTCGCTGTACATGTTGCTATCATGGTGTCACTGTACAGGTTGCTATCATGGTGTCACTGTACAGGTTGCTATCATGGTGTTGCTGTTTGTACAGGTTGCTATCATGGTGTTGCTGTTTGTACAGGTTGCTATCATGGTGTTGCTGTTTGTACAGATTGCTATCATGGTGTCGCTGTACAGGTTGCTATCATGGTGTCGCTGTACAGGTTGCTATCATGGTGTCGCTGTTTGTACAGGTTGCTATCATGGTGTCGCTGTTTGTACAGGTTGCTATCATGGTGTTGCTGTTTGTACAGGTTGCTATCATGGTGTCACTGACGCTGTATCTGAACTTCATCAACGACGCCATGCCCAAGACCTCCACCAAACTATGCGGGTTTGCCATCTACGTGGACCTGTTGCTGCTGCACAGTTGTCTCGCCTTCCTGGCCACACTGACCGTTCTCAGCGGCCAGCACCAACTAGCCAAGTTGGACCGGGACACAAAAGTGGTCATGATACAGGAGCCGGGTAGTGTAGCCACTATTGAACACACTTGTAGGCTAGGGATGAGGGGTTTTCTTGCTGCTGATCGCACACTTCATACgctaaatgacaaaaaaatctgtagtGTAGACTTGCTAACTTTAAGCCCTGAGGGAGATGTGGACTAGAGGGACATTGTTTCAGATAATGCTCTGACAAGCAGGTACAAGTAGCGGCATACTTATTGACTTATATACTTGACCTTCTAGACCTCTTGACTTTTGTACTTGGTGACGTTTATACTTATTGACTTACATATTTTATGGTGTCATTTTTCACATAACTCTCTGAGAATCAGAAACAAGTGGCGATATGCTTATTGACATATACTTGGCAAGTCTACTAATTGACATATACGTGATGGTAACATGTTTCAGATAACGCTCTGACTAGCTGAAACCAGTAACGGTATACTTCTTGACATATATTTGATGACTTTTATACTTATTGACTTGTATACCTGATGGTGTCATGTTCCAGAAAGTGCGACGACAATCAGTCGAGATGACTTTGTGGCGAGTGCTCCACGCACACACCTGGAGACTGTGCGGACTGCGGGCCGCGAATGGGTTAACAAGCTGCGGCAGTGCGTACGGCGATGgtactgttgttgctgttgtttgccACCTGAATCGCTCgacaaattcttcttctttttcttcttttctacagcAGCAGGTCTTCCAACAGGTCTATATATGTTGTTTGTGAAGATGTGATGCGAGTCTGTCGCTACCTGCCGCCACCCGACTCACAGTACCCGCCTAGATGAGTAGCTGATGGCTAACACGTACAATGAGcctataactttttaaaaatattagcacTAGCTTGTCTGACCATTAGAAGTATGCCACCCAGCTAGTGATGTGGCCACGTGGTCAGCTGTGTACAGATAGTCTATGTGTCATGTACACGTGGTATGTCTCATTGTCATATATACACG comes from the Pomacea canaliculata isolate SZHN2017 linkage group LG12, ASM307304v1, whole genome shotgun sequence genome and includes:
- the LOC112577349 gene encoding uncharacterized protein LOC112577349, whose protein sequence is MTLVSSPPFSSASIVTGKTEAVWTPGETDRGTSLVPEGCVVLRFTDYVPWSNPQMLISQEVEELFQTVVFSALLPLSFLISVPTNIINMIVFYKHGLKERINVCVFYLSLVDMLYVLLAFLFQGDTMYLKIKNMSRYSLIRGFFIVNKMAGVLGVFWVSTFVSMVIACERCFCVMSPLKAQRALQTKTTVVVLMLVSLAIIAAYFVVGARWTVTCVLDTSSNVTSLTSYPSSFYLSHRKAIDTLDGVVYGLVLPNVCVGVVALCTTITIVKLRIMATWRHQSSSADTVSTRDVALTRMLIGTSLVFMACSLPGIAFRTAMLFVPDLSVDGHYRNVFYLLFFMHQEASYLCCTFNFFVYYKYGTKFRDTVRDMFGNCNHRCAFSFKKHSPIIPKHRDIMSKQSDISEQHGAMRHTSGA
- the LOC112577118 gene encoding neuronal acetylcholine receptor subunit alpha-4-like yields the protein MNILQSVTQHRHKKRTEVSSSVMHQKPQQHNMPLVLLVLTGSSVMGSRTECRGHLQSLKSLLLDSYSSGCPPVEENKATVNVSLDVHIAAILDLNAVNQVLSSVVYMSLTWQDPALAWNVTDWQDVDLISLQAGEVWTPQLVLVNNVGDNLVVSSYDSVHVDWQGNLIASVFMKLETTCEIDVSIYPFDVQNCRIMVAPSYHSRVTFTGTSLTLTFMNVTYISGEWELKAANSHVNQELLEIHLQLSRQWRFYTLTIILPIVLLSLTGACGFLLPPQCGEKVSFQVAIMVSLTLYLNFINDAMPKTSTKLCGFAIYVDLLLLHSCLAFLATLTVLSGQHQLAKLDRDTKVVMIQEPESATTISRDDFVASAPRTHLETVRTAGREWVNKLRQCVRRWYCCCCCLPPESLDKFFFFFFFSTAAGLPTGLYMLFVKM